One genomic region from Phocoena sinus isolate mPhoSin1 chromosome 3, mPhoSin1.pri, whole genome shotgun sequence encodes:
- the CNOT8 gene encoding CCR4-NOT transcription complex subunit 8 isoform X2: MPAALVENSQVICEVWASNLEEEMRKIREIVLSYSYIAMDTEFPGVVVRPIGEFRSSIDYQYQLLRCNVDLLKIIQLGLTFTNEKGEYPSGINTWQFNFKFNLTEDMYSQDSIDLLANSGLQFQKHEEEGIDTLHFAELLMTSGVVLCDNVKWLSFHSGYDFGYMVKLLTDSRLPEEEHEFFHILNLFFPSIYDVKYLMKSCKNLKGGLQEVADQLDLQRIGRQHQAGSDSLLTGMAFFRMKEKTTDGPRKCISVPLECFAVANTKQS; this comes from the exons ATGCCTGCGGCACTTGTGGAGAACAGCCAGGTCATCTGTGAAGTCTGGGCCAGCAATCTAGAAGAAGAGATGAGGAAGATCCGAGAAATCGTGCTCAGTTACAGTTATATTGCCATG gaCACAGAATTTCCAGGTGTTGTGGTGCGACCCATTGGTGAATTTCGTAGTTCCATAGATTACCAGTATCAGCTTTTACGGTGCAATgttgaccttttaaaaattatccagcTGGGCCTTACATTCACGAATGAGAAGGGAGAATATCCTTCTGGAATCAACACTTGGCAGTTCAACTTCAAATTCAACCTTAC AGAGGACATGTACTCCCAGGATTCCATAGATCTCCTTGCTAACTCAGGACTGCAGTTTCAGAAGCATGAAGAGGAAGGGATTGACACGTTGCACTTTGCAGAGCTGCTTATGACATCAGGGGTGGTTCTCTGTGACAATGTCAAATGGCTTTCATTTCACAG TGGCTATGATTTTGGCTACATGGTTAAGTTACTTACGGATTCTCGTTTGCCAGAAGAGGAACATGAATTCTTTCACATTCTGAACCTTTTCTTCCCATCCATATATGATGTGAAATACCTGATGAAAAGTTGCAAAAATCTTAAG GGAGGTCTTCAGGAAGTTGCTGATCAGTTGGATTTGCAGAGAATTGGAAGGCAGCACCAGGCAGGCTCAGACTCACTGCTAACGGGAATGGCATTCTTCAGGATGAAAGAG AAGACTACGGATGGGCCAAGGAAGTGTATTTCTGTACCTCTGGAGTGTTTTGCAGTGGCTAATACCAAACAGTCCTGA
- the CNOT8 gene encoding CCR4-NOT transcription complex subunit 8 isoform X1 — MPAALVENSQVICEVWASNLEEEMRKIREIVLSYSYIAMDTEFPGVVVRPIGEFRSSIDYQYQLLRCNVDLLKIIQLGLTFTNEKGEYPSGINTWQFNFKFNLTEDMYSQDSIDLLANSGLQFQKHEEEGIDTLHFAELLMTSGVVLCDNVKWLSFHSGYDFGYMVKLLTDSRLPEEEHEFFHILNLFFPSIYDVKYLMKSCKNLKGGLQEVADQLDLQRIGRQHQAGSDSLLTGMAFFRMKELFFEDSIDDAKYCGRLYGLGTGVAQKQNEDVDSAQEKMSILAIINNMQQ; from the exons ATGCCTGCGGCACTTGTGGAGAACAGCCAGGTCATCTGTGAAGTCTGGGCCAGCAATCTAGAAGAAGAGATGAGGAAGATCCGAGAAATCGTGCTCAGTTACAGTTATATTGCCATG gaCACAGAATTTCCAGGTGTTGTGGTGCGACCCATTGGTGAATTTCGTAGTTCCATAGATTACCAGTATCAGCTTTTACGGTGCAATgttgaccttttaaaaattatccagcTGGGCCTTACATTCACGAATGAGAAGGGAGAATATCCTTCTGGAATCAACACTTGGCAGTTCAACTTCAAATTCAACCTTAC AGAGGACATGTACTCCCAGGATTCCATAGATCTCCTTGCTAACTCAGGACTGCAGTTTCAGAAGCATGAAGAGGAAGGGATTGACACGTTGCACTTTGCAGAGCTGCTTATGACATCAGGGGTGGTTCTCTGTGACAATGTCAAATGGCTTTCATTTCACAG TGGCTATGATTTTGGCTACATGGTTAAGTTACTTACGGATTCTCGTTTGCCAGAAGAGGAACATGAATTCTTTCACATTCTGAACCTTTTCTTCCCATCCATATATGATGTGAAATACCTGATGAAAAGTTGCAAAAATCTTAAG GGAGGTCTTCAGGAAGTTGCTGATCAGTTGGATTTGCAGAGAATTGGAAGGCAGCACCAGGCAGGCTCAGACTCACTGCTAACGGGAATGGCATTCTTCAGGATGAAAGAG TTGTTTTTTGAGGACAGTATTGATGATGCCAAGTACTGTGGGCGGCTCTATGGCCTAGGCACGGGAGTGGCCCAGAAGCAGAATGAGGATGTGGACTCTGCCCAGGAGAAGATGAGCATCCTGGCAATCATCAACAACATGCAGCAGTGA
- the CNOT8 gene encoding CCR4-NOT transcription complex subunit 8 isoform X4 encodes MYSQDSIDLLANSGLQFQKHEEEGIDTLHFAELLMTSGVVLCDNVKWLSFHSGYDFGYMVKLLTDSRLPEEEHEFFHILNLFFPSIYDVKYLMKSCKNLKGGLQEVADQLDLQRIGRQHQAGSDSLLTGMAFFRMKELFFEDSIDDAKYCGRLYGLGTGVAQKQNEDVDSAQEKMSILAIINNMQQ; translated from the exons ATGTACTCCCAGGATTCCATAGATCTCCTTGCTAACTCAGGACTGCAGTTTCAGAAGCATGAAGAGGAAGGGATTGACACGTTGCACTTTGCAGAGCTGCTTATGACATCAGGGGTGGTTCTCTGTGACAATGTCAAATGGCTTTCATTTCACAG TGGCTATGATTTTGGCTACATGGTTAAGTTACTTACGGATTCTCGTTTGCCAGAAGAGGAACATGAATTCTTTCACATTCTGAACCTTTTCTTCCCATCCATATATGATGTGAAATACCTGATGAAAAGTTGCAAAAATCTTAAG GGAGGTCTTCAGGAAGTTGCTGATCAGTTGGATTTGCAGAGAATTGGAAGGCAGCACCAGGCAGGCTCAGACTCACTGCTAACGGGAATGGCATTCTTCAGGATGAAAGAG TTGTTTTTTGAGGACAGTATTGATGATGCCAAGTACTGTGGGCGGCTCTATGGCCTAGGCACGGGAGTGGCCCAGAAGCAGAATGAGGATGTGGACTCTGCCCAGGAGAAGATGAGCATCCTGGCAATCATCAACAACATGCAGCAGTGA
- the CNOT8 gene encoding CCR4-NOT transcription complex subunit 8 isoform X3: protein MPAALVENSQVICEVWASNLEEEMRKIREIVLSYSYIAMDTEFPGVVVRPIGEFRSSIDYQYQLLRCNVDLLKIIQLGLTFTNEKGEYPSGINTWQFNFKFNLTEDMYSQDSIDLLANSGLQFQKHEEEGIDTLHFAELLMTSGVVLCDNVKWLSFHSGYDFGYMVKLLTDSRLPEEEHEFFHILNLFFPSIYDVKYLMKSCKNLKGGLQEVADQLDLQRIGRQHQAGSDSLLTGMAFFRMKE, encoded by the exons ATGCCTGCGGCACTTGTGGAGAACAGCCAGGTCATCTGTGAAGTCTGGGCCAGCAATCTAGAAGAAGAGATGAGGAAGATCCGAGAAATCGTGCTCAGTTACAGTTATATTGCCATG gaCACAGAATTTCCAGGTGTTGTGGTGCGACCCATTGGTGAATTTCGTAGTTCCATAGATTACCAGTATCAGCTTTTACGGTGCAATgttgaccttttaaaaattatccagcTGGGCCTTACATTCACGAATGAGAAGGGAGAATATCCTTCTGGAATCAACACTTGGCAGTTCAACTTCAAATTCAACCTTAC AGAGGACATGTACTCCCAGGATTCCATAGATCTCCTTGCTAACTCAGGACTGCAGTTTCAGAAGCATGAAGAGGAAGGGATTGACACGTTGCACTTTGCAGAGCTGCTTATGACATCAGGGGTGGTTCTCTGTGACAATGTCAAATGGCTTTCATTTCACAG TGGCTATGATTTTGGCTACATGGTTAAGTTACTTACGGATTCTCGTTTGCCAGAAGAGGAACATGAATTCTTTCACATTCTGAACCTTTTCTTCCCATCCATATATGATGTGAAATACCTGATGAAAAGTTGCAAAAATCTTAAG GGAGGTCTTCAGGAAGTTGCTGATCAGTTGGATTTGCAGAGAATTGGAAGGCAGCACCAGGCAGGCTCAGACTCACTGCTAACGGGAATGGCATTCTTCAGGATGAAAGAG tga